The following proteins are co-located in the Streptomyces bottropensis ATCC 25435 genome:
- a CDS encoding beta-ketoacyl-[acyl-carrier-protein] synthase family protein yields the protein MTGDVTVTGFGVRTAFGAGADALRRGVFAGVPSFTPTTRFDTGPYRTPMAGAAPDGPDGAEHRALRPALADCGREALDMAGLPPGTEAAVLLGIAGDCTSITRHWRDAAAGPGAETSGGADGRDEAASGPADAAAHLADAVPAHLAESLARGLGLTGPRLTFTNACVASAAAIIHACRLISSGRTDVAVCAGGYLVEEETFGKFDSGRALSRDGMVRPFSADRTGLLLGDGVAAVVLESAEHARRRGARPLAGVVGWGAATDAHHIAQPHPEGVGLARAARQALRLAGDPDGSALGYVNAHGTGTKYNDGAETRGLRAALAERAGSVPVSSTKSTTGHLLEAAGVVEFVITVLALMDGVLPPTAGLTRPDPECDLDYVPNRARQADLRRALTINAAFGGANTALVLERP from the coding sequence TTGACCGGTGACGTGACGGTGACCGGATTCGGTGTGCGCACGGCCTTCGGCGCGGGCGCGGACGCCCTGCGTCGCGGTGTCTTCGCCGGCGTCCCCTCCTTCACCCCCACCACCCGCTTCGACACCGGCCCGTACCGCACCCCGATGGCCGGCGCCGCCCCCGACGGCCCCGACGGAGCCGAGCACCGGGCCCTGCGCCCCGCCCTCGCGGACTGCGGAAGGGAGGCGCTCGACATGGCGGGCCTGCCCCCGGGCACCGAGGCGGCGGTCCTGCTGGGTATCGCGGGCGACTGCACGAGCATCACGCGCCACTGGCGGGACGCGGCGGCGGGGCCGGGTGCGGAGACGAGCGGTGGCGCCGACGGGCGCGACGAAGCCGCGTCCGGGCCCGCCGACGCGGCGGCGCACCTCGCCGACGCCGTCCCGGCGCACCTCGCCGAGTCGCTGGCCCGGGGCCTCGGCCTGACGGGGCCCCGGCTCACGTTCACCAACGCCTGTGTGGCCTCCGCCGCCGCGATCATCCATGCCTGCCGGCTGATCTCGTCCGGCCGGACCGATGTGGCGGTGTGCGCCGGCGGCTACCTCGTGGAGGAGGAGACGTTCGGGAAGTTCGACTCGGGGCGGGCGCTGTCCCGGGACGGCATGGTGCGGCCGTTCAGCGCGGACCGCACCGGGCTGCTGCTCGGCGACGGGGTCGCGGCGGTCGTGCTGGAGTCCGCCGAGCACGCGCGGCGGCGCGGGGCCCGGCCGCTGGCGGGCGTGGTCGGCTGGGGGGCGGCCACCGACGCCCACCACATCGCCCAGCCGCACCCGGAGGGCGTGGGCCTGGCCCGCGCGGCCCGGCAGGCGCTGCGGCTGGCCGGGGACCCCGACGGGTCGGCCCTCGGCTATGTCAACGCGCACGGCACCGGCACCAAGTACAACGACGGCGCCGAGACCCGGGGGCTGCGCGCCGCCCTCGCGGAGCGGGCCGGGTCGGTCCCGGTCAGCTCCACCAAGAGCACCACCGGCCATCTCCTGGAGGCGGCCGGAGTCGTGGAGTTCGTGATCACGGTGCTGGCCCTCATGGACGGCGTACTGCCGCCGACCGCGGGCCTCACGCGGCCGGACCCCGAGTGCGACCTCGACTACGTGCCGAACCGGGCCCGGCAGGCCGACCTGCGCCGGGCCCTGACCATCAACGCCGCGTTCGGCGGCGCCAACACCGCACTCGTCCTGGAGCGGCCGTGA
- a CDS encoding acyl carrier protein has translation MAIMSTSTLDNEIREFVLTTVIDEMNILLSRDGITDESPVTVGGLELDSLSLIELTLRLESRFGVEIPDTDIEPLASLTLGGLVTEVVRRGAKA, from the coding sequence ATGGCGATCATGAGCACGTCCACCCTGGACAACGAGATCCGCGAGTTCGTCCTGACCACGGTCATCGACGAGATGAACATCCTGCTGAGCCGCGACGGCATCACGGACGAGAGCCCGGTGACCGTCGGCGGGCTGGAGCTGGACTCCCTGAGCCTGATCGAGCTGACGCTGCGGCTGGAGTCGCGGTTCGGCGTGGAGATCCCGGACACCGACATCGAGCCGCTGGCCTCCCTGACCCTCGGCGGGCTCGTCACCGAGGTCGTCCGACGCGGGGCGAAGGCATGA